Genomic DNA from Leucobacter triazinivorans:
GGTCTTGCCGGATCCCGACTCTCCGACCACCGCGGTCACCCTGCCGGCTTCGACGTCGAAGCTCACGCCGCGCACGGCGTCGACCGTGCCGCGTGCGGTGCGGTACTGCACCGCGAGATCCCGGATGCTGAGCAGTGGGGCCCCGGTCATCGTTCTCCTCCGCCGTCGATGGCCCGGCTCAGGCGGTTCGTCGCGATCACGACGATCGCCACGACGATGCCGGGCAGTGTGGTGAGCCACCACGCGGTGGCCACGTAGTTGCGCCCCTCGGCGATCAGCAGCCCCCACTCGGGCGTGGGCGGCGGCGCACCGTAGCCGAGGAACCCGAGGGTCGAGATCTGCAGGATCGCCGAGCCGAGCTGCAGCGCGGCGAGCGCGATCACGGGAGCGAGCGAGTTCGGCAGCACGTGGCGCCGCAGCACGCTCCAGAAGGTGCCGCCCGAGCCGTAGGCCGCCTCGACGAACTCGCTCGCGCGCACGCTCACCACCTGCGAGCGCGACAGGCGCGCGAACACGGCCACCGAGGTCACCCCGACGGCGATCGCGGCGTTCGCGGTGCCGAAGCCGAGCAGGATCACGATGCTGAGCGACAGCAGCAGGGTGGGGATCGCCAGAAGCACGTCGACCAGACGCATCAGGGCCTCGTCGACTCTGCCGCCGGTGGCCCCGGCGGTGACGCCGATGAGCGAGCCGAACACGAGGCCCACGGCGACGGCGATGAGCGCCGCGGTGATGGACTGCGACGCGCCGTAGACCACTCGCGCGTACACATCGCGGCCCGTCGCGTCGGTGCCGAACCAGTGCTCGGCGCTCGGCGGCTGCAGCGCGGCGGCCACCTGCTCGGTGGGGCTCACCGAGGTGAAGAGCCCGGGCGCGACGGCCCAGGCGAGCGCGATGAGCAGCACGAGCAGCGGCACGAGCGCGCCGGGGCGCAGCGCGGAGCGCCAGAAGCCCGACGAGCGGGCGCCGGGCGCAGGCTCGGTCGCCGGGTCGGTGCCGGCGGATGTGGCGATCGCGGTCATCGGGAACCTCCCGGATTCGTCGCCGAGCGCGCGGCGGCCTCGGTCGTCGCACCCGACTCCGAGGCGCGATCGGTCGGCGCGCCCAGCTCTGCGGCAGCCTCGGTCTCCACGGCGCGCGCCGAGCGCCGCACCGGCCGGCCGTCAGAGCCGCCGCGGCGCAGCCGCGCGTCGAGCACGGGATAGAGCAGATCGACCACCAGGTTGATGGTGACGAACACCACTGTTGCGATCACGACCACCGCGAGCAACACCGGGGTATCGCGGTTCGCCACGGCCTGCGCGGTCAGGCTGCCGATGCCCACGCGCCCGAAGACGGTCTCGGTGACGATCGCTCCGCCCACCAGCTCGCCGAACAGCAGTCCGGCCATCGTGAGCGCGGGGAGCAGCGCATTGGGAGCCACGTTGCGCCACAGCAGCCAGGACGTGTTCGCGCCGCGCGCCCGCACCACGTTCACGAACGGCTGCTCGCGCACCTCGTCGATGCTGCGCAGGAAGACCTGCGCGAGCGGAGCGGCGATCGGGATCGTGAGCGTGAGCACCGGCAGGATCAGGGCCTGCGCCGGGCTCGCCCCGATGACGGGGACCAGCCCCAGCCTGAAGGAGAACACCTGGATGAGCACGATCCCGATCCAGAACACCGGGAGCGAGACGAAGAGCGGCGGGAGATTGCGGAAGATGC
This window encodes:
- a CDS encoding ABC transporter permease — translated: MTAIATSAGTDPATEPAPGARSSGFWRSALRPGALVPLLVLLIALAWAVAPGLFTSVSPTEQVAAALQPPSAEHWFGTDATGRDVYARVVYGASQSITAALIAVAVGLVFGSLIGVTAGATGGRVDEALMRLVDVLLAIPTLLLSLSIVILLGFGTANAAIAVGVTSVAVFARLSRSQVVSVRASEFVEAAYGSGGTFWSVLRRHVLPNSLAPVIALAALQLGSAILQISTLGFLGYGAPPPTPEWGLLIAEGRNYVATAWWLTTLPGIVVAIVVIATNRLSRAIDGGGER
- a CDS encoding ABC transporter permease, yielding MSGTALLRRVGQAFLVLALAYTGAYVLLAALPGDAVMARYGSPDLGLTPEQIAEIRESYGIDQPLVVRYVESIGAFLRGDFGYSVQSGAKVSELIAEALPSTLALAGLALASAVFLAVVIAFTASYGRGRWLRRIFRNLPPLFVSLPVFWIGIVLIQVFSFRLGLVPVIGASPAQALILPVLTLTIPIAAPLAQVFLRSIDEVREQPFVNVVRARGANTSWLLWRNVAPNALLPALTMAGLLFGELVGGAIVTETVFGRVGIGSLTAQAVANRDTPVLLAVVVIATVVFVTINLVVDLLYPVLDARLRRGGSDGRPVRRSARAVETEAAAELGAPTDRASESGATTEAAARSATNPGGSR